Part of the Ammospiza caudacuta isolate bAmmCau1 chromosome 3, bAmmCau1.pri, whole genome shotgun sequence genome, GACCCAGTGCACAGTCAACAGCTGTGCAACTTCTAGAGCAGGGAGCAGTTTGATTAAACGGTGTTTTCTTTGGTGAGGGAGGGGAACGTGGGGGAAAGGACCCAGTAGCCATTGGAgatgtaaaattaaaatgaattttggtcattttaataaatatatatcaaGGAAATTTCACTTTACTACAACAACACATTAGTATACAAGCATCTAATATTTAAGCTTAAAACATCAAGCGTTTATCAAATATTGGAAAAGAGCAGACATTACTAGACTATCTGGATATAACACAAGAAAAATCAGGTTTTCTAAAAAATTGGTCCTTGTGGACAAATGTCTAAATGATGATCCTACTCATACACTGTATGAATGAGAtctatatttaatattattattattaataaaaaagctTCTGTCTTGGAGAAATCAGGTGGGACTTGTACTTTCTTTATTTGTCATTTTTCCCAATGATAACCCTTACAAACTTATCAGTTTAAACTCACCTGACTTCATAAAGGTTACCACTGATTTATATCCTGCTGTGCTTTTGGTCACCTTGGCTGGGGGGTAGCTATTCCTTGTGACCACTGGGCTTTCTGAAAAAGACCATACAGTTTGCAAATGTATTTTGCTACCCAAAATAACCATGGCCCAGGACTCCTGCAGCTGAACCCATGAAACCCAAAGCAGGAGGTGTCAGTCAGAGACCTGTGTGACTCCAGTGCcaggcctggggctgtgtccccttggggacactcctgccctgcactgagctcgctgctcccccagcacagaGGTGATTTTCACCCTTTGGGCAAGAAGCAAGCGGAGATGTCACTTCAGTGCAAGATGCTGTGGGAACAGGCAGCTATTTATGAGTCAGCTGTGGCCTGGATGTGGCTGTTTTGCTGAGCACATCCTGCCAGTTGTTATGGGGACTGTGGGAACTAATTAATTTGGAGAATCTAAGACTCAGTCTTGGTCCAACCCCAACTAATGTCTTCTGGGCATTTTACACAGCACACCTTTGCAATCAATCTACCAAGGGATGGCTAAATGTTGTCCTCAGCCACTGAAATCtccaaaatgttcttttttaaaattaaactccTTACATTCATTCAGATAAAACTGCGTTTATCGCCACATTATTAATTAACATTGTGCTTTTTGCcttcttgtctttttttaaatcaacGGCAAAAGTCATAGAAAAGTCCCGCATGCTTTTGCAATCTAAAATAGAGAAATTATGTGAAACAGAATAAAGTATAAAACATGCCACTGGGTCATGAACTTCATTATAcgaagaagaaaaaaaaagagccccAGCAACAGACAGTTGCCATAGAAACACTCAAGCATCGAATGCTTGTTTACAAGAGACATCTCTCTATTGTTTCTTAAATCCCTTCCTAAGGATGGCAAATCAAAAAGCAATTGAGCATCAAAAAGGAAGAACAGAGATGTTTGAATAGGAAGTTGAACTCAGTACTTCAAAGGTTAAAGGTTTCTAATAATATTGATCCACCctgtgggtttcttttttaatctctgtttAGGTTAAATCCCTGCTGTATCAGATTCATACTTAATTTTCACACTGGCAAAAATTAAGACAAAAAGTAaggcaccaaaaaaaaacctgctctgTGTAACAACAAACCTCATTAGTTATTACAGCCGAGGTGAAAACATGCAAGTACTTGAGCTGCATGTCTGATTCTGATTGAGATTCCATAAACAGGTTATTTCTTTATGCTATGTCCTATTTTGTCAGTTGAACGAGATGCTGAATACAGGAATTCAAGAGTATCACTACAAAACGTAAGGATGGTTTATTCCCAATCCATGAAGACAGTCCTTTGTCAGAATGAATACTGAGTTACAAGGCGCACATCATCCTTGCTGGTAGCATCAATTTGTTTACCAGACTTCTAATTCCTTGGTAAACATAATGGAGGTTCTTCTTAATTATTGGCAGACTTCTTGGGGGCGGGGATATGTAAAACGATATGTTTTCCCCGTCTGGCTGATTGGCATTTTCAGCAACGAGAGCTCCACCATAGCTGCACAGACTACAGTGCTCAGCAGCAATGCAACCGTGTTCTTTCTGAAGTCTCCACGTTCATAAATAGCTGCTGATGCGGGTGGCAGAGACACTTTACGCAATCTGCTCTCCGCTCTACACGTCACGTTTGTGGCATGATTGTACCATTCGTAGAAAACTATAAAAAATCcgttcaaaataaaaatttgataGAGAAGGAACATGCTGCGCATGCTTCAATAGAGCAAGAAAGATGCCTCATATTTTACTTCCTTTGTTGCAGCAGATTTTATTACTTGGTAAAGATTCCTTTTTCCTTAAGGATTTTTTCCAAGATTCACTTATGTTGCTCTTGTCATTACATCCAGTCTCAAAATAGTCATAAAATTTGCCTTTACATTCAAGAGCATGGGTGCCTCTTACAGGTTCACAGTTTAGGGCGATGCTTTCTCTCTCAGGTTCATTACCTCCACTCTTGTCATtaaattttgccttttcctgATTACTGTGAGACCTGCCATTAGTGATGAATATTTCATTAGCAGGTATCTGGTCATCATTTCTGTAAGAAGGTGCGCTGCCAACTTCATAATCCACCTGCTGGGAACAGCTTGGCAAAGAgatgggaggggaggaggaggaggagcaggaggaggaggaagaagaagaggaattACTTTCAGTACTAGCATTAACAGAGTAGGGTAGATTTAAATAGTGACTGCCACATTCTTGATAAAAGCAGCACATGTGGAGCTTCTCGTACTCCTCCTTTGCCATCCGAAGGCGTTTTCTGTATGGGCAGTCCTGAGGCACAAACCACTCTTGTGGGGAGGTGCCGCTGAAGGAGCAGGTGGAGAAGCACCAGTTGTTCTGCATGATGATCTCTCCATGGATTCTCTTCATGAGATTGTTGATGAGGACGGATCTGCGCAGGTAGACTTCAGGATCATCAAtgaatttcagcttttccaAAGACATGTAGAGAATATGGGCCCGCTCCTCAAACACAGAGATTgtctgaaaatgcaaaaaacacaTGATATGGAACTGAAGGCTACCAGTTTTGTtacagagaaggagaaaggaaatgaaGTAAAGTATTCCCTCTGTGTCactatttttctgttctttttctgaGGCATCTAAAACtggctttttttcattttgcacaTCCTTGTAGCTGAGGACCTGCTTTTTCTCGGCCACAGCATTCCCCCATGTTCAGGGGTAAGCAGCTGAGTTTAGGAGGTAAGTAGCTGAGCATTACACCGCAGAGGCAATTGCAGGGCAGAAATCCAAGGTGGGAGAGTGAAATCCAGATGCACACATCTGGCTCTTTAATTACATTTGGGACTAGAACATAAAATTGTTGTGCAGTTTTGCCCCAGTGATGGCTAGGGGGGCCTTTTGTTGCAAATAGACCCAATTCCATCATCCCCTGTGGGGCttctgcacagctctgaagCCAAGCAAGGGTCCTTCCTGCGGCGCCAAGGTTTGCAAGAGGCAGTCAGCAGCCATCGCCTCAcacagcaagggctggagcaTTTCATCTGCTGCCAGTGGAAGGGGCCCTCCAGCCAGGAGGTCTCCATTTGCCAGGCTCTTACACTGCTCTTGTGCACAGAAGTGcatgcagggagggaggcagggagaaacCCATCTCAAAGCATCCCAGCATCTGGAGAGCAGCTGTTGGCCTGAGTGCTAcgccctgtgctctgcaggacCGGTGGGAATGCAGATAGGCAGGGATAAGGTCAGGAAACTAAGGGAGGACGGGGATTTGCAGAAATCCTGGCTCTACGCCCACAGATTTGTTCTCCCTTCCATGGTCCTTCCAGGACTCCCTTTCTCAGCACTGGCAGCATGAGCAGGTTACTGCCCCTGGGAGGCCCCGGATTCTGCACTGTAATCACTACCCTGGGAATCAAAATAAGAGAGGGGGCAACGCATGCTACTGTAAGCACTAGTGactgattttcatttttagtaAGAATTTGGTTTGTGTaggaggagagcagcacagcacaaagagAGACTGCTCTAAATCCCCCCATCTGTGGCTTGATCATTCTTCTCTTTCCCACATGGTTACAGCATTTTTGCAGAGTGGAAGTCGTAGCTATGAGGACTGAAAGAGCTTAAAGCACAGCTGCTTTTCACATCCTTTCAGCTCTCCTCAGCCCTCTAGCTCTTTCCACAGCCTGGTCATGTCTGTGAGGCTTAGAAGCAGCACAGTGCCTCGTAAAAACAAAAATTGGCCATAATTTCATATGAGTTCACAGCTAAAGCTCTTTGTTAGAGAGAGTAATTTTCTATAATAAATGActcattttaaattatattaagcCTATAGGTTCATTTGCGTCCTTT contains:
- the SERTAD4 gene encoding SERTA domain-containing protein 4, which codes for MTLVLPMQRLGRPIAAEGAADLAAYRALWEPPCCGRPGPAAPPAPAAPGSPAAGSHYRGISNPVTTSKITYFKRKYVEEEDFHPPLSSCTHKTISVFEERAHILYMSLEKLKFIDDPEVYLRRSVLINNLMKRIHGEIIMQNNWCFSTCSFSGTSPQEWFVPQDCPYRKRLRMAKEEYEKLHMCCFYQECGSHYLNLPYSVNASTESNSSSSSSSSCSSSSSPPISLPSCSQQVDYEVGSAPSYRNDDQIPANEIFITNGRSHSNQEKAKFNDKSGGNEPERESIALNCEPVRGTHALECKGKFYDYFETGCNDKSNISESWKKSLRKKESLPSNKICCNKGSKI